The uncultured Dysgonomonas sp. genome contains the following window.
AGACGCCATCTGTTTGTCTATATTCTTCAACTCTTCTTTTAGCAAAGCGATCTTGTTGAGAATAATACGGCGGTCGGTTTCCAGCTGGGTTTCCCCTACCCCACGCATCATCACACCCCCGCCTCGCTGACGGTCGAGATGAGTCCACATACGGGTAAGCCGGGGCAACAGGTATTGATATTGTGCCAGTTCTACCTGAGTCTTTGCATAAGCAGTCTGCGCACGCATGGCAAAAATATCCAGGATAAGACTGGTACGGTCCAGTATCTTCACCTGTAACTCCTTTTCTATATTACGAATCTGCTTTGGAGACAGTTCATCGTCGAAGATTACGAGGTCTATTTCGTTGTCTTCCATATACTGCTTTATCTCTTGCAGCTTTCCGGTTCCCACAAACGTGACAGGATTGGAATGTTCCAGTTTCTGAGTAAAGCTTTTCACAGGTATGATGCCTGCCGTCTCAGCAAGGAATGCAAGCTCGTCCAGGTATTCGTTTACCTGTTCTTCGGTCTGGTATTGTGTAATAAGGCCAACAAGAACGGCCTCTTTATTTTTTGATTCTGATATGATAAAATCTCTCATATAAATTTCTTCTGTATTAATTTTTAATACTCCAGTTCCAGAGTACCGCCTTTGACAATGTCATTGTGGCTGATTCTGAGATCCGGTATAATATTCCCGTTAAATGTCGCTTGTCTGATTATATCCGCAGGCGATTTACGATTCTTTACTCTGATGTTCAATTTTTTACCATTATCCAGATGGATAACTACCGAGTCATAGAACGGTGATGTGATTTCGTACCAGGGCTCCCCTATTACGAGAGGGAAAAGACCAATAGATGAAAATACATACCATGCACTCATTGTTCCATCATCTTCATCCATCTCGGGCATAAACCCTTTAGGTTCAACCTTAAACGGCTTGCCATAATATGGAACGGGATATTCGGCATTTCCCCCATAAAGATGGTTCAGGTCTTCTTTTATTATCCGTCGGACAGCTTTCTGAGACTTTGCATATTGCCCTAATCTATTGAAGATATAAGGAGTATGTATCCCGACTTCATTACCCTGATTGAATAGGTTATTAGCAAAGAAATAATCGAGCTGTCCTTCTAGTTTTTCTTTGCCTCCTACACTCTCTATCATTTCATCCAGATACTGTGGCAGTGCCCAGCGGTATTGCCAGCGTGTTCCCTGATATAGACCGCTATTGCGCATTTTCATATAAGAATCGTCAATGTCTTTAAATTCCTTATTCCATGTCTGTATAAATGTATTTTTTGCTTTTTCGTTATAATATTCTGCATCATCAGTCCTCCCCAATATTTCGGCTATCTGTGCCATTGCCCACCAGTCAATACAACTTTCGAGGGTTTGATCGGGACGATTGGCCGGAAGATTATCCATTTCCTTTTTTATGCCGCTATATGCTTCTTCCAAATGAATATTGGGTACACCTTTCTTGTAAGCATCCAATAAGACTGCGATTGTATGCTCGGTACGTACAGTCGGCGTTGATTCAAATTTCGTCGCCCAATCCTTTTTTCCATAAACATAGAGCTTACATAAAGAGTTTGCAATATCATGCATCGACTTCGCATCCAGCAATGTTATTAAGGGAAATTTTGTACGGTATGTATCCCACATAGACCACGAACTGTAATACGTAAAATCTTCTTTCGGGTATATATTGCCATCGGTACCTAAGAATTTATTATCCCACGAAGTAGTGTTAGCCGGGCTAAGGAATGTCCGGTAAATAGAAGTATAGAACAAGGTCTTATCCTCAGTACTCCCACCCTTCACACCCACTCGCGACAAGATATCTTCCCATTTATCGGCAGCCTGTTTCTTTGCTTTATCAAAAGTGAGCTTACCTGCTATGACATTTTCTTCTTTTGCAGTGGTAATATCTATCGGCGATATGGCAATTCGCAGTTCTACAGGTTTGCCGTCTGTGTTCTTGAATAGTAATTCAGTATCATATTCACTTTCTGAGATTAAGCTAAATGCCTTGTTAGTGGTTAAATAAAAATAGAGTTTAAACGCACCATGATCGCATGTGTTTCCGGCATGAATATAGCCTTCTATCTCGGTATCAGAAACAACCTCATATTTCGCATCCAATACCTTGGTAAAAGAAGCTCCGACATTCAATGTCAGATTTGCCTCTTTGTCTGATGGATAATAAAACCGTTCGAAAGCTATATTGTTAGTTGCTGTGAATTCAGTTTTCACCCCATTATCCAAGACCACGGAATAGTAACCGGGTCTAGCAGTTTCTGTCTCCTTATTTATATTCAATCTTTCTTTTTTCAGGGCGGGCCGTACACTTAAGTTTCCACCCGCTCCACTACATCCTATTCCTGAAATACGATTGATAGAGAACCCTGATATTTTAGTTACATCATAATCATAACCGACATGCGTCCTCGGGTCGGAATCGGGGCAGATACGCACCATACCGTAAGGAACGCACGCGGCAGGATCAACCTGACCATTATCCCCTGCTGTTCCGATAAAAAGGTTTACATATTCACTTTTCTTTTGAGCAAGAGTGAAATTGATATTGGCAACAGATATTACCGACAGAATTACAATCAAATAATAAATCTTTCTTATTTTCATAAATCAATGCCTATGGAAATGGAATATAAAAGGTTAAAGATAAAAATATTTTAAGACAAGTACGGAATCGGGATCAGGATAGTAACCATAATTAATTCCGATTGTATTACCGGAATAAAAAAAGAGCCTGTTTGTAGACAGACTCTCCTATATCTTTTTCCGCGCAACCGACAGAATAAAAAATTAAGCTTGCTTTGCAACTCTTTTTTCTTTGATTCTGGCTTTTTTACCTGTAAGACCACGTAGGTAATACAATTTAGCACGACGAACTTTACCAATTTTATTTACAGTGATGCTGTCAATAAATGGAGATTCGAGAGGGAAAATTCTTTCTACACCAACGTTATCAGACATCTTGCGAACTGTGAAACGTTTTTTCTCACCATGTCCTGCAATTTTGATAACTACCCCGCGATACTGCTGAACACGTTCTTTGTTACCCTCTTTAATACGGTAGGCAACGGTCACTGTATCCCCGCTTTTAAATTTAGGATGCTCTTTTCCTGTAGCAAATGCTTCTTCAGCAACTTTAATTAAATCCATGATTATATGATGGTTTTCTTGTTAATATACGCAATATACACGAGCCTCTCCCGTCAGAGATTACGCAAAGCGGATGCAAAGATAAATATATTTTGCAAATATGCAAAGGTCTTACTTCCTTTATTTTAGTATTAAAGAATGAAAATATATCCTCACAGTGTATCAAATTCAGTCTAATAAATGGTCGGATTTAGAATTTTATGAAGAATAAAATCGTATCTATTATTCCCTAACGTTCGTACCTATCCCCTATTGTAAAGGTTATCAATGACAGATTCGGCTACAGGGTTATTTATTTCTACACATAATAATCCGTTCCTGTCCAGAAGACGAACCTTATTTTCCCTCAGCAACCAGCCCAATGCCAAAAATATTATCCTATCCTTATCATGAGTAAAATCACCAATTTCCCGGATCGACATTTTCCCTTTTTCTAATAGCAATAAGAAGATATTGCCGGCTTTCATTCCAATATCATTTTTTGTCATGGCATTTATATATTTAAAGGATTAAACATTCGCAATATATCACACAGGTTATCACAACCTTATACCAAGCAGAAGTTTTTCAAAAGATCGAATTATTTGATTGAGCGGAGATATGGTTATATAAAAGACTGGATTAGGGGCATCTGCTATTTAAAAAGGTTTTCTCAAAACTCAATTATCCATTTGTCTCTTTATAAATTTAAACACCTAAATGAGAAGTAATGTTCACATTTAGGTGTAAAAAAGACGCAATATCTAAATAGTTCCTATTTTTCCTATTTGGTGGAAGGATCAAATATGTATACATTAGCAACACCTCTCGGCGATACTTGCCACATGGCTTGATAATAATTATTTGCACTTCCATTATTTGCAACGATATATACAATATCTTTCGGCTCATTGTAATATACCACCATATTATCAATTTCAGGCTCAAACAGGTGCTCATAAACTTTTTTAGGGAAGATAATATTTTTTCCTTTTATTGTTACCGATATAGACTGGTAACGTAATTTAGGAGCAGCCCATCTTGAAGTCCCTTTAGCTGACTTACCGTTTACTGTATAACCGCCATTATTGCCAAGCTTAACAGAAGTATCTTTTGAGGTTACGTTCGCTACAGCAATATGAACCCTTACGTTATCGTTCTTAAAAGAAATTGTTCCATGAGACGACAGCCTTTCCACCTCTACAATGTCATAATCATCTACACGCATCAGTTTAGTTCCCTGTATATAGCCACTCTTTGTATCCCTCGATGGGAGGTAATAATCTACATATCTCCATGGATCGGTTTCAGGTGTAGGAGGAAACATGTAAAAAACAGAATCATTAGGTACAATTGTTGTATTATTCAGGTCTCCCAAACGAGGGCTGAAATCAATCCTCCCCCTGATCGTATCCTGAGCTACAACAAATTGTGCAGATGCATTATATGCAAAAGCACTCAAGAAAAATAACATGAGTAAAATTGTGTAAGTTTTTTTCATAACCGCTATTCTATTATGTTGTACAATTGTTTAGCTTCGGTCAGCGATACAGCATTAAAATGCCACCACTCGCCCCTTATAGTCAGAAAACCCGCTTGTGTCATTACCTTACGCAGCAACTTTCTGTTTTCTACCTGTTGCCTGGTTAATACCCCCTGTTCTATCAACTCCGTCTCTTTGTTTATTCCGGCAGCACGCCCAAAAAAGTCGAAAGGAGTTCCCATATCCAGCGGTTTACCATTTTTGTCGCAGATAGTCAGGTCTACAGCCATTCCGTAGTTATGCAATCCTGTGCGGGTGGGATTCGCCACATAAGCAGCATACTTCGTATTTTGTACTACCTTGTACATTTTCTTCTGTACGCTCAATGGGCGGACGGCATCATAAACCAATAGGCTTAAACCGGGATGAAGCGCCTTCAGGTACTTCTGCGCTTTAACCAATTTGGCTGCCGCAACGGGATGCATATACACATTAAACAAGGTATCGTAAAGAATTGTTTTTGTAAAGTTATCTGTTGTCGCATACTTCAGGTCCGCACGGATTGAAGTATCCAACGTGTGAATATTTACAAGTTCTTTTGTCTGTAAATATCTTTCGAGAACGGAAACACTCCTTTGCCCTTGTACGGAAAGCCATAACGGGCAAAGAAATAAAAGGAGATATATTATCCTATTCGTCATCCTCCTCTTCATCCTCGTCGAAATCAAATTCCTCATATTCCCGGCTTAGCACCTCATCTATAACCGCACATACTTTCTCAAACTCAGATGTATCTTTCAGTCTGTCGATAGAGGCATACGCCTCCCGTAAAGCCCGTAACATAACAGTATCATCTTCATTCGCTCCCATTTCGGGACTTTCTACAAACCAATGTAATTCGCCTTTAAGATTCTCCTTCACCAGATTATAGAAACTGAGTGCTGCGTCCCGCTCGCCTACTTTCTCCTTTATTTGCGCCGATTCAATCATGTCATGCCCCAGCACATTTTTGTAGTTGCTCATAATGGCCAGCGTGATTTTGGAACGCATTACGATTACAAAATGCAAGGCATCCGTATCATCTTTCCGGCGATAATAGTAAACAAAACTCATTAATGCTGCCCGCAACGTAGACCCTTCTACCAGAATAGTTTCATCTACCCTTCTCATTGGGTATCCGGTCGACTCTTTCTGAATTTGCTCAACCATAGCGGGTATTACATCAAACATTCTGTCAACCAATACAAGACGGGCTTCTTCGAAGTTCCCGTTTATATCCAAAGCGAAGACCAAGCGTACCAAATCTCTGAAAAGTACATTGTTTCCCTCCTCTATTTTTATAAAGTCATATGTTTCGAATGTCTCACTTTTGCCTGTCGATAATAATTCTCTTATTATCATGTCCAATGTATTATCCTCTTCACGGGGTAAAGTAGCCAATAGATCATCAATCTTATTTTCAATGATTAAGTCCCATATTTCTTTGTCATCGGTTTCGAAAAAAGGTTTTACCTCATCATTCAGCGTCAGTTTGGTCGTCGTCATCAGTGTCAATATTAGTATTAGTATTTATGTTAGTTGATTCTGTCAGCTCAGACAAACTTCCACCTTTCCTTGTAGCCCTATACATTTCCTCCTGTATGCGTTGGCGGATATTCATGTTCATAAGCTGTTTATGTGTACGCTTGTCATTTATTCTGTTAGACAAAAATATGAAAATTAAATCATTATCGGGGTCTATCCAGAAACAAGTTCCTGTGAATCCCGTATGGCCGTATACACTTGCCGGCGCGCTTGCCGATGTAGGACCGGATTTATTGGTTCGCATTTCCGGCTTATCAAAGCCCAATCCCCGGCGCGAAGTCGCACTTTTAGTCTTCGTGAAAAGCTGCCAGGTTTTTTCCGACAAATATTCCTCTCCGCCATATTCCCCTTTATTAAGCCACATCTGATATAATTTAGCCAGATCATTTGCATTGGAAAACAGCCCTGCATTTCCCGAAACACCACCCATAAAAGCAGCTCCCTCATCATGCACATATCCCTGAATTAACTGCTTACGAAGAAAATCATCCTGTTCGGTAGGTACAATACGGCCTTTGTCGAATTTCTTGAGAGGGGTATAAGTCGATGTAACAGATCCCAATTTGCTAAAGAAATTATCCTGTACAAAAGAATTCAAATCTTCCTTCGACACTTTTTCCACCACTTCTTTCAATAACATAAAATTGAGGCAGCTATACAAATAGGTTTTCCTCGGCCTTAACTTAGAACTAGCTATAGCCGCTATAATCGTATCGTTATAGGCCTCATTTATAAACAATCCGTCTGCCAGAGGGACAAAACCTGCTTTTTCTGTTGTGGATACTAAATTAGATTTATATTTATAATCTGTACGCGCCCATGTATTGGAATCGAATAACGCAGAATAAAGGCTCGTGCGGCTCCTGTTAAACAACTTTCCGTCATAGCTCGATTTATCAATGGCATCCATATAGTACGGAATGAAAGATGTAAGACCTGTCTCATGCAACAACGCCTGACGAATGGTTATCTGTGACTTATCCGTCCCCTTCAGCACAGGCACATAGGTGCTGATCGGCGTACTCAGTTTTATCTTCGATTCGTCATACAACTTCATAATAGCGGGCACTGTAGCAGTAGCCTTGGTCATAGATGCCAAATCGTAAATATCATCATTTGTCACTTTACGGTTTCCGTTATATTCGAACGAACCGAACGAACGGTTATATATCACGATGCCGTCTTTGGCTATCAATACCTGACAACCGGGGTAGGCCTCTGCCTTTATTCCTTCCTGTACTATTGTATCTATTTTATTAAACCGTCCGGAAGAGATTCCGGCTGCTTCTGGCATGTCATAACTCAACCTTGTCTTTTTTATATCGATACCTTTCCCTTCTTTAAACAGGCCTTTTACTGTTACAGGTATTTTACCATTTACTCTATTGCCCCCAAATATCGCCTGGGCAGTATAATCCTGTGCCAGATCAGAGTTTTCATAAGCAAGGATAACTCCATCGGCAGCTTTGACAGACGCAGCATAAGAAGACATACGATAGGGAACAATAAAGAATGCCATAATTGTCTCTTTTCCCTGGCCAACAGACTGAATCGCAGCATTCGAATTCCCCCTGTTATTATAAACAGACATGATAAGCGTAGTGAATGATGCTAATTTATCTTTCAGCTTTAATAACTCGTCACCATTGGCTACACTAAAACAAGTTACATCCGCGTATAGCTTCAATGTATTGTGAAAGGTATTATCCGCCCGTTCTCCAATAGAAATAGCGGCAATCTTTCGCTTATCCAGTTCTTTTAGAGGGATGATCTTCTGATCATCTTTCAATAACGTAACAGCACTCTTGTGCAACTCCCTGTTGATCCATTCGCCATGGGATGTATTCAGATGTTGTAACAGTCCGTTTGTATCTATAGGCTTGATATCTTTCACACCCAGAATATATTTATAGGCCAGAACCTTTTTACACTTGACTGCTATTAATTCCTCACTGAGAATTTTATCTTCCACGGCTTTTTTTACAGACTCATAATCTTTTACAGGGTTCAGCGGCCCTACTAATATATCATTTCCTGCCTGCAATGCCCTTACACAGTAATTTTCTTCGCCGGAAACCCCTTTCATCTGTAGCCCGTCGGTAAATATTAGTCCGGAAAAACCGAGTTCATCCTGAAGCAGGCCGGTAACTATCGATTCCGACAAAGAACTCGGCTGTTTTTTATCGTCCAAAGCCGGAATATTCAGGTGGGCAATCATCATTCCCGAAAGGCCGTTTTGTATATACTCCCTGAACGGCTTAAATTCTACATCTTCCAGTCGATCTTTGTCATGCGCTATCAATGGTAGCACTTTATGAGAATCGGTGGAGGTATCACCATGTCCCGGAAAATGTTTCGCTACAGCCATCACTCCTCCGGCCTCTAATCCTTTAGCGTACATTACTCCCAGCCTGGACACATTATCAGGTTCTTCGCCGAATGAACGATTACCTATAACCGGATTTGCCGGATTACTGTTCACATCCAATGCAGGGGCGAAATTCACATGGATTCCCATCAGTTTACACTGGCGGGCAACTTCCAGCCCGTAATAATAAAGCAGGGAATCGTTTTGTATGGCACCCAGCATCATATTCCGTGGGAAACGGATCGTATTGGATAAGCGCATGGATAACCCCCATTCTCCGTCGAGAGAAATCATAAGGGGAACTTTTGCGCTACCTTGTGCTTGATTGGTCAGTTCCGCCTGATCGACAGGAGTACCTTTCGAAAAGAGGATACCTCCTACATGCTGATCGTTGACCAATGAGAGCATCCTTCTTTTGTTAGCATCTGTATTATCGCCTGCTACGACAGGCATAAACAATTGCCCTATACGTTCTTCCGGCGACATTTGATTATATACCGAGTCGACCCATCTGCTCATCTTTACAGAGTCCGCTGTTTTGTAGAGTGTCGGGGTCTTTTTTTTATTTTCGGTGACTGGTCCGAATGAGCAAAAAACTGTAAATGATACAGCCAGTGCTGTTATATATCTGATATTCATTCTATTTATTGTCTAAGGATATTGTGCAGTTGTCTGCTACCTATATACAAAAATATAACGAATATGTTTTATGGAAAGATTTAACCCCATTAATTAAACATAGATTAACAAGTAGAATATTACCCGGCAACGATTGACAAAGAAAAATTCTAAATCCACATTCAACAGAAAAAAAGTAACAAAGGTTACACATGTATCAGTGAACAGTCAGCAGTTAATAATGTTGCGCTTGGTTATACTGAAGTGAGATTCATAACTCATTATCTTATTTATATTTATTAACTATATTTCGTTAAAACCTGACACATCTGACAGTTTTCCCACTGTCTTTACCTTATTTATTTCACATTAATTAACCATGTCTGATTAAAAAGTAACAAAGGTAACAGGTTTTGCATTCTTCTGTAGGGGCGAATTGAAAATCGGCGGAGCCAAATATTTTCCGCCCGCAGACCTTTTTCTATTTCGGGCGGAAAATATTCCGTCCCTACAGCTTTTCCAAAAGGTAACAACCGACAGTCACAGGAGCGTAGCGTATGTAAAGGTTACACTATTTCACTCATTTGCTAATATGCTAATTTACAAATTTGCTAATTAATTATTTCAAAGAACTATCAGTTGACAGCGAATGGCTAACAGCTTACTATATAGATAAACTTCTTCCAAAAAAACAAAATCCCGTTTATCCTGATGCATGACTGATTACTAAAAAAATCCTATCTTTGCAGCTTAATAATATAATGCATATCAACAGTAAAACTATGTCACAACCTTCTATCCCGAAAGGAACAAGAGATTTTTCGCCGGAAGAAATGGCGAAACGCAACTATATTTTTAATACTATCCGCGAAGTGTTTAAACTGTATGGTTTCCGTCAGATAGAAACTCCTGCCATGGAGAACCTGTCTACATTGCTAGGTAAATATGGGGAAGAAGGCGACAAACTACTGTTTAAGATCCTCAACTCAGGCGATTTCCTGAAAGATATTTCTGATGAAGAACTGTCGGAAAGAAATGTAAACCGTCTTGCAACCAAGCTGAGCGAGAAAGGGCTTCGTTACGATCTCACAGTGCCCTTTGCCCGCTATGTGGTTATGCACAGAAACGAGATAACTTTTCCTTTCAGACGTTACCAGATACAACCTGTATGGCGTGCCGACCGGCCCCAAAAAGGACGTTATCGCGAGTTTTTCCAGTGCGATGCCGATATTATCGGTTCAGATTCGCTTATCAATGAAGTGGAACTGATACAGATCATAGATGAAGTATTCAACCGCTTTGGTATCAGGGTATGCATAAAGTTGAACAACCGCAAAATACTATCGGGCATAGCCGAAATTATAGGTGAGTCGGATAAAATTACAGACATTACGGTTGCCATAGATAAACTGGACAAAATCGGGCTGGAAAAGGTAAATGAAGAACTGGCTTCGAAAGGCATTCCTCTGAAAGCCATTGAACAGCTTCAGCCGATTATCTTGCTACAGGGTAGTAATGAAGAAAAACTGGACACACTAAAAACAGTACTTAAAGACTCTGATACAGGAATAAAGGGTGTTGAAGAGCTAGGCTTTATTCTAGACAGGCTAAAAATTATAGGCATCCGTTCCGAACTGGACTTGGATTTAACCCTTGCCCGCGGATTAAACTATTATACAGGAGCGATTATTGAAGTAAAAGCACTGGATGTACAAATGGGAAGCATAACAGGCGGAGGGCGTTACGATAATCTGACCGGAATATTCGGATTACCCGGTGTATCCGGTGTAGGCTTCTCTTTCGGAGCAGATCGTATCTTCGATGTATTGAACCAATTGGATTTGTATCCGAAAGATTCGATTCAGAATACGCAGGTACTGTTTGTTAACTTCGGAGAAAAGGAGGAAACATATATATTACCTATAATCACCAAAATGCGTCAGGCAAATATATCCACCGAAATTTATCCGGAACAGTCAAAAATGAAAAAACAAATGTCATATGCCGATTCCAATAAGATTCCTTATGTTGCCATTATTGGGGAAAACGAAATGAACGAAGGTAAAATAATGCTCAAAAATATGGCGACCGGAGAGCAAAATTTATTGAGCCTAGAGGAATGTATATTAAGTATATCCCGGATATAAGGAAAAGCTGACAATAAAATTATACGATTTAGATAGTCATCCGTATTCTTAAATTAAGAATGCGGATGATTTTGTTTATCCAAGTATACATCTTTTACCAAGATAAAAAATTCAGTATCAAAACAAAGGGATAAAGGATAACAGGCATCCTAGGACAAAACTCCCCAAAAGATTATATATCACTGACAACCAACAATCTGCCAATCTATGACATCACAAATAATATAAAAATTGCCTGAGATCACTTCCCTTAGTCAGAACATTCCATATTTATCGATTGTTAAAGAGATAAATACGTTCAAATTACATATATGACTATACCAACTCCTAATATAGAAAAAGCCTTGACCGAATATGAGAATTCTCAACAGAACTATATTTTACCTTTAGAAAAAGATGATTCATTTAAGGTACATTATATAGATAATGACAAAGAATTTACAATAGGTATACCTGGCGAAAACAGCATCATCTTTGTGATGAAAGGCAAAATACTCGTTCAGAAAGACATTTCTGAGCATAAGTTATTCGATGATAATAGTATGTTTTTTATATCTAAGGTATTCGGTCCATATAAAAGTATTACTAAAGAAAGTACCATATATATAGAATTAAAGTCTGATAACCTTCTCCCGTTTATCGATCAGGTTTTGCTGAATCAGATCGTGTCACTATACGCCCCAGACCCGATAGAGCTCAATAAATTACTCATAAAAAAAACTTTACGCTATTTCTTGTCGGGAATTATCTATTACAGACGAAATAAGATATTTTCAAAATATGTATATGACATCAAGAAAAAAGAGTTTGTCTTCCTGATGCGTACATTATATGACAAACAGACTCTTGCGGCTTTCTTCTCCCCGGTACTACTTAGCCAAAATCATTTCAGGATAGGTGTGCTAACTAATTACACACATAACAGTACGGTGAAAAGCCTGGCTAAGAACTGCTTTATGACCACCAAAACCTTTACGAGAAAATTTAAGTCTGAATTCGGGACTACTCCTCATAAATGGATTGTGCTTCAGAAAGTGAAAGGACTGGAATATTACCTGGCCCATCAAACCGTGTCGATAGACAAAGTCCTGTCTGAATTCCATTTCTCCAACATGGCCGAACTTCTCCAGTTCTGCGACAAACACAACCTAAAGACTAAATTATTAAGCAAATAGAGATTTTATCTTTGTCCCTTTTAATAGATATTTTGTCCCTTTTTCTTATTATGGGGCATAAATATTCGCATTACTTTTGTGCCGTAATGTAAATGTAAGCGTATTGATTTTTGCGGACAAACTGTAACCCTCTTTACAAATCATAAAAGAGAATATTTTCCGAATCCGTTTAAAAAGGAACAGAGAAGAACCGGCCATTCATCTCAGGAAATTCATTGTCTCAAAACTCACAAGGAAAATCAAAAAAGTATCTATTAAACCTATTAAAAATGAATTCAAAAAAACTATTTCTATTTGCAATTATTATTGCACTTTTCACTGTGTCATGCGATAAAATAGAAGAAAGCGATGCACCTGTTGTAGTAGCAGGCCAAAAAGCTAGCATAAGTTTACAAATTTCAGGAACATCACAAACTAAGGCCTCAGGCAATCCTACTCAAGAAGATAAAGTACTCAAACTAGATGCATTTGTTTTTAATGCTGACGGTACACTAGAAGCTATAAAAAGCCTTACAAGCCAAAACAACAGTATAACTAAACTGGACAACATCGCTGTAACCAGCGGGGCTAAAAAAGTATTCGTTCTGGCAAACTATGCAGGAGATGTATCAGCAATAAAGACTCTTACTGAGTTGCAAAAAATCACATCGGATCTCAAAAATGAAAAAGAAAACGGACAACTGACAATGTCGACAGATATGATCGAAATCTCTGTTCTTCCGGGCAAGAATTATCTAGGCTACTCTACAAGTCCGTCCGATGGTACTTCTCTGGAGCCTCACACTTTCGTTCTTAGCAGATTAGCAGCAAGAGTAAAAATAGAAGATATGCAATGGCAAAGCTCTGAATATACATTTGAGGAACCAACAGCTTTCATCCTGAATGCAGTGCGAAACTATAATGTTAGCAGTCCTTCATTATCTTCTCTACCTGTTGATTATTACCAGGGATTTTCCGGAAATGGAGATTTGTATCCTTCAACAAGCACAATATTGTCTGGCGCAGAGAACTTCTTAACTTCTCCTGCATCTAACAATAACACATACTTCTATCTTTATGAGAATCAACCTGTGGATGGCAAGATATACCCTACAATGATCGTATTGAGAGCTAGAGTTAAACAAAGCAACAAATACATCAGTAATGTACCTGGACGTGTCGATGCTAACGGCTACACATACTTCCCTGTAATTATAAACTTGGAAGGAACTAACTCTTCTGTATCAGGTGGAGGTTCTAACAGTCACCAATATGTAAAACGAAACAATACATATAACATCAAGACTGTTGTAAAAGGTTTAGGAACAAGTAATCCTTTCAGCTCTGAA
Protein-coding sequences here:
- a CDS encoding winged helix-turn-helix domain-containing protein, whose translation is MTKNDIGMKAGNIFLLLLEKGKMSIREIGDFTHDKDRIIFLALGWLLRENKVRLLDRNGLLCVEINNPVAESVIDNLYNRG
- the rplS gene encoding 50S ribosomal protein L19, which codes for MDLIKVAEEAFATGKEHPKFKSGDTVTVAYRIKEGNKERVQQYRGVVIKIAGHGEKKRFTVRKMSDNVGVERIFPLESPFIDSITVNKIGKVRRAKLYYLRGLTGKKARIKEKRVAKQA
- a CDS encoding M15 family metallopeptidase → MRNLISTRMKRRMTNRIIYLLLFLCPLWLSVQGQRSVSVLERYLQTKELVNIHTLDTSIRADLKYATTDNFTKTILYDTLFNVYMHPVAAAKLVKAQKYLKALHPGLSLLVYDAVRPLSVQKKMYKVVQNTKYAAYVANPTRTGLHNYGMAVDLTICDKNGKPLDMGTPFDFFGRAAGINKETELIEQGVLTRQQVENRKLLRKVMTQAGFLTIRGEWWHFNAVSLTEAKQLYNIIE
- a CDS encoding glycoside hydrolase domain-containing protein, with the protein product MKIRKIYYLIVILSVISVANINFTLAQKKSEYVNLFIGTAGDNGQVDPAACVPYGMVRICPDSDPRTHVGYDYDVTKISGFSINRISGIGCSGAGGNLSVRPALKKERLNINKETETARPGYYSVVLDNGVKTEFTATNNIAFERFYYPSDKEANLTLNVGASFTKVLDAKYEVVSDTEIEGYIHAGNTCDHGAFKLYFYLTTNKAFSLISESEYDTELLFKNTDGKPVELRIAISPIDITTAKEENVIAGKLTFDKAKKQAADKWEDILSRVGVKGGSTEDKTLFYTSIYRTFLSPANTTSWDNKFLGTDGNIYPKEDFTYYSSWSMWDTYRTKFPLITLLDAKSMHDIANSLCKLYVYGKKDWATKFESTPTVRTEHTIAVLLDAYKKGVPNIHLEEAYSGIKKEMDNLPANRPDQTLESCIDWWAMAQIAEILGRTDDAEYYNEKAKNTFIQTWNKEFKDIDDSYMKMRNSGLYQGTRWQYRWALPQYLDEMIESVGGKEKLEGQLDYFFANNLFNQGNEVGIHTPYIFNRLGQYAKSQKAVRRIIKEDLNHLYGGNAEYPVPYYGKPFKVEPKGFMPEMDEDDGTMSAWYVFSSIGLFPLVIGEPWYEITSPFYDSVVIHLDNGKKLNIRVKNRKSPADIIRQATFNGNIIPDLRISHNDIVKGGTLELEY